In one window of Duganella dendranthematis DNA:
- a CDS encoding sigma-54 dependent transcriptional regulator has product MTTKSILCVGVGEPGLPPDWTVARAETLADARRHLKARGCAVGLLLVRESDNCAELGAFLLDHWTLHWIAVLPPTALERPAWRQLLRDHCTDYHTWPLDHQRLRHALGHALGMAALRADAAAPRAGDDATLTGQSAAITRLQRQIVKVAAASAPVLIWGESGSGKELAAQAVHARSPRCKGPFVPINCGAIPAQLIQSELFGHERGAFTGAARDKRGLIESAQGGSIFLDEIGDLPLELQANLLRFLQEKTIYRVGGTRSIAVDARVIAASHVNLPQAVQRGAFREDLYYRLNVLALDVPPLRERKEDLLPLAEHFFHTFSSERAPRLKGISSRAAQAIREHDWPGNVRELINRVRRAMVMAEGRLILPQDLGLAAAAPVRAPVQLDDARIRAERDAIDASLLRAGRNITLAARDLGVSRMTLYRLLAKHGISAPSQDRYTIVESE; this is encoded by the coding sequence ATGACGACGAAATCGATACTCTGCGTGGGCGTCGGCGAGCCGGGCTTGCCGCCAGACTGGACGGTGGCGCGGGCGGAGACGCTGGCCGACGCGCGCCGTCATTTGAAGGCGCGCGGCTGCGCTGTCGGCCTGCTGCTGGTGCGGGAAAGCGACAACTGCGCCGAGCTCGGCGCCTTCCTGCTCGATCATTGGACGCTGCACTGGATCGCCGTGCTGCCGCCGACCGCGCTGGAGCGTCCCGCGTGGCGCCAGTTGCTGCGCGATCACTGCACCGACTACCACACCTGGCCGCTGGACCACCAGCGCCTGCGCCACGCGCTGGGCCACGCGCTCGGCATGGCGGCGCTGCGGGCCGACGCCGCCGCGCCGCGCGCCGGTGACGACGCCACGCTGACCGGCCAAAGTGCCGCCATCACGCGCCTGCAGCGGCAGATCGTCAAGGTGGCGGCGGCCAGTGCGCCGGTGCTGATCTGGGGCGAGAGCGGCAGCGGCAAGGAACTGGCGGCGCAGGCTGTCCACGCGCGGTCGCCGCGCTGCAAGGGGCCGTTCGTGCCGATTAACTGCGGCGCGATTCCGGCGCAACTGATTCAGTCCGAATTGTTTGGCCACGAGCGCGGCGCCTTTACGGGGGCCGCGCGCGACAAGCGCGGCCTGATCGAAAGCGCGCAGGGCGGCTCGATCTTCCTGGATGAAATCGGCGATCTGCCGCTGGAATTGCAGGCCAACCTGCTGCGCTTCCTGCAGGAGAAGACTATTTACCGCGTCGGCGGCACGCGCAGCATCGCGGTCGATGCGCGCGTGATCGCCGCCTCGCATGTCAACCTGCCGCAGGCGGTGCAGCGCGGCGCCTTCCGCGAAGATTTGTACTATCGCCTGAATGTGCTGGCGCTGGATGTGCCGCCGCTGCGCGAGCGCAAGGAAGACCTGCTGCCGCTGGCCGAACATTTTTTTCATACCTTTTCCAGCGAACGGGCGCCGCGCCTGAAAGGCATCAGCAGCCGCGCCGCGCAGGCGATCCGCGAGCACGACTGGCCCGGCAACGTGCGCGAACTGATCAACCGTGTGCGGCGCGCGATGGTGATGGCGGAGGGACGCCTGATCCTGCCGCAGGACCTCGGCCTGGCCGCCGCAGCCCCGGTGCGCGCGCCGGTGCAGCTGGACGACGCCCGCATCCGCGCCGAACGCGACGCCATCGACGCCAGCCTGCTGCGCGCCGGCCGCAACATTACGCTGGCCGCGCGTGACCTCGGCGTCTCGCGTATGACGCTGTACCGCCTATTGGCCAAGCATGGGATCAGTGCGCCGTCACAGGACCGTTACACCATTGTGGAGAGTGAGTGA
- a CDS encoding HupE/UreJ family protein, translated as MKKTLTAVALVALATASSSALAHPGAGAHTHGFLQGFAHPFTGLDHLLAMLAVGAWSVRQPNAKWLPATFVGMLLIGMASGALGLSIPGLETGIGLTVALLGVLLVAAVRLPAAAGAVMVGVFAVLHGNAHGHELPQAISAAGLLAASLLLVYGGSLLGRVSPALAVKASGAAIAATGVMLAATA; from the coding sequence ATGAAAAAAACACTCACCGCCGTCGCACTCGTCGCGCTGGCCACCGCCAGCAGCAGCGCCTTGGCGCACCCCGGCGCCGGCGCCCACACGCACGGCTTCCTGCAAGGTTTTGCGCACCCGTTCACCGGTCTCGATCACCTGCTGGCGATGCTGGCGGTAGGCGCCTGGAGCGTGCGCCAGCCGAACGCCAAATGGCTGCCGGCCACCTTTGTCGGCATGCTGTTGATCGGCATGGCCAGCGGCGCGCTGGGCTTGAGCATTCCCGGCCTGGAGACCGGCATCGGATTGACGGTGGCCTTGTTGGGCGTGTTGCTGGTGGCGGCGGTGCGCTTGCCGGCGGCGGCTGGCGCGGTCATGGTCGGCGTGTTCGCGGTCCTGCACGGTAACGCCCATGGTCACGAACTGCCGCAGGCGATCAGCGCGGCCGGCCTGCTGGCGGCCAGCCTGCTGCTGGTGTATGGCGGCAGTCTGCTGGGCCGCGTCAGCCCGGCGCTGGCGGTCAAGGCCTCGGGCGCGGCGATTGCCGCCACCGGCGTGATGCTGGCGGCGACGGCGTAA
- a CDS encoding C39 family peptidase produces the protein MKALTILLLAAVSASPAAAADLPGIGGAGFALPVTSLKEARFRSTVRQQHDFSCGSAAVATLLSYHYDTPVTEEQVFAAMYAQGDQPTIQREGFSLLDMKRYLAQRGFIADGYRQPLDKLAEARFPAIVRIVENGYMHFVVVKGMDAQRVLIGDPSGGTRAVRRDAFDAMWPDRLLFVIHNWTGQPHFNQPAEWHVAPQAPLDAAINRGSLTDLTLPKNGSGNF, from the coding sequence ATGAAAGCCCTGACCATTTTGTTGCTGGCCGCAGTGAGCGCCAGCCCCGCTGCGGCGGCGGACCTGCCCGGCATTGGCGGCGCCGGCTTTGCGCTGCCCGTGACCAGCCTGAAGGAAGCACGCTTCCGTTCGACGGTGCGCCAGCAGCACGACTTCAGCTGCGGCTCGGCGGCCGTGGCGACGCTGCTCAGTTACCACTACGATACGCCGGTGACGGAGGAACAGGTGTTTGCCGCCATGTACGCGCAAGGCGACCAGCCGACCATCCAGCGCGAAGGCTTTTCGCTGCTGGACATGAAGCGTTACCTGGCGCAGCGCGGATTTATCGCCGATGGCTACCGCCAGCCGCTCGACAAGCTGGCCGAGGCGCGCTTTCCCGCCATCGTCCGCATTGTCGAGAACGGCTATATGCACTTTGTCGTGGTCAAGGGCATGGACGCGCAGCGCGTGCTGATCGGCGATCCGTCCGGCGGCACGCGCGCGGTGCGCCGCGACGCCTTCGACGCCATGTGGCCGGACCGGCTGCTGTTCGTGATCCACAACTGGACCGGCCAGCCGCATTTCAATCAGCCGGCGGAGTGGCATGTTGCGCCACAGGCACCGCTGGACGCCGCCATCAATCGCGGCAGCCTGACCGACTTGACGCTGCCCAAGAACGGCAGTGGCAATTTCTAA
- the ureE gene encoding urease accessory protein UreE — MLTLHSKIPHAEVIAAQLVLPYELREKCRLRATLDSGEEVAVFTVRGTVLRDGDLLTGEDQRVIRVVAAPEPTYKVTCVDAHALLRCAFHLGNRHTQAQVGDGFLRIRADAVLKEMLAGLGATVVEEQAAFEPESGAYGGGHGHHHDHGQGPLAPIPLRQKIHRPSDPK, encoded by the coding sequence ATGCTGACCTTACATTCCAAGATTCCGCACGCTGAGGTGATTGCTGCCCAGCTGGTGCTGCCATACGAACTGCGCGAAAAATGCCGGCTGCGCGCCACGCTGGATAGTGGCGAAGAAGTGGCCGTGTTCACCGTGCGCGGCACGGTGCTGCGGGACGGTGACCTGCTGACCGGCGAAGACCAGCGCGTGATCCGCGTGGTCGCTGCGCCGGAGCCGACCTACAAAGTCACTTGCGTGGACGCGCATGCGCTGCTGCGCTGCGCTTTCCACCTCGGTAACCGCCACACGCAGGCGCAGGTGGGCGACGGCTTCCTGCGCATTCGTGCCGATGCGGTGCTGAAGGAGATGCTGGCTGGTCTGGGCGCCACGGTGGTGGAAGAGCAAGCAGCGTTCGAGCCGGAGTCCGGCGCGTACGGCGGCGGCCATGGCCACCATCACGACCACGGACAAGGCCCGCTGGCGCCGATCCCGCTGCGCCAGAAGATCCACCGTCCGAGCGACCCGAAATAA
- a CDS encoding urease accessory protein UreF: MQAAALLNLLQFASPALPIGAYSYSQGLEAALESGTVHNADTARAWIARHLHEVVAQWEAPVTWRLMQAWSRRDWQAVSDWSEKFIASRDSSEFRAETIQMGYSLTKLVAELGITDADMLAQLQGAAEVALPTAFSCAVAALAIPHDAALLAMLFAWAENQVLVCVKSVPLGQVAGQRMLLSLRADIEAAARYAQTVSDDDMCNWAPGLSLLSMQHEVQYSRLYRS; encoded by the coding sequence ATGCAGGCCGCCGCGCTGCTCAACCTTTTGCAATTCGCCAGTCCGGCCCTGCCGATAGGCGCGTACAGCTACTCGCAAGGGCTGGAGGCGGCGCTGGAAAGCGGCACGGTGCACAACGCCGATACCGCCCGCGCCTGGATCGCGCGTCACCTGCACGAAGTGGTGGCGCAATGGGAAGCCCCGGTCACCTGGCGCCTGATGCAAGCCTGGTCGCGGCGCGACTGGCAGGCCGTCAGCGACTGGAGCGAAAAATTTATCGCCTCGCGCGACAGCAGCGAATTCCGCGCCGAGACCATCCAGATGGGCTACTCGCTCACCAAGCTGGTGGCCGAATTAGGCATTACCGATGCCGACATGCTGGCGCAGTTGCAAGGCGCAGCGGAAGTCGCACTGCCGACCGCCTTCAGCTGCGCGGTCGCCGCGTTAGCCATCCCGCACGACGCGGCGCTGCTGGCGATGCTGTTCGCGTGGGCGGAAAACCAGGTGCTGGTGTGCGTCAAATCGGTGCCACTGGGGCAGGTGGCCGGCCAGCGCATGCTGCTATCGCTGCGCGCCGACATCGAAGCGGCCGCCCGCTACGCGCAAACCGTCAGCGACGACGATATGTGCAACTGGGCGCCGGGCCTGTCGCTGCTGTCGATGCAGCACGAAGTTCAATACAGCCGTTTATACAGATCCTGA
- a CDS encoding MBL fold metallo-hydrolase: MSTRILKPLAVIAALVATAAVQAGAPMARFQAPGFYRTTLGDFEVTVLNDGTLDLPVDKLLKQPPERTNAALGKSFQKVPLQTSVNGFLINTGSKLVLIDTGAASLFGPTLGQLLGNLKASGYKPEQVDEILITHMHGDHVGGLASNEQRVFPNAIVRAGKLDADYYLNPANLDKASGEAKDNFQGPMVSINPYVKAGKFQPIVANSELVPGIKSYFNGGHTPGHITYVVESKGQKLVLLGDLLHVQAVQFDDPGVGISFDSDSKVAISERKEAFAAAAKDGYLIGAAHLSFPGLGHVRSNGKGGYVFVPVSYTQPR; this comes from the coding sequence ATGTCCACGCGTATTCTGAAACCTTTGGCCGTGATTGCGGCGCTGGTCGCCACTGCGGCAGTCCAGGCGGGCGCACCGATGGCGCGCTTCCAGGCGCCGGGCTTTTATCGCACCACGCTGGGCGACTTCGAAGTAACCGTGCTCAACGACGGCACGCTGGACCTGCCGGTCGACAAGCTGCTGAAGCAGCCGCCGGAGAGGACCAATGCCGCGCTGGGCAAGTCGTTCCAGAAAGTGCCGCTGCAGACCTCGGTCAATGGCTTCCTGATCAACACCGGCAGCAAGCTGGTGCTGATCGATACCGGCGCCGCCAGCCTGTTCGGTCCGACGCTGGGACAACTGCTGGGTAATCTGAAGGCGTCTGGCTACAAACCGGAGCAGGTGGATGAGATCTTGATCACCCACATGCATGGCGACCACGTGGGTGGGCTGGCGTCCAACGAACAGCGCGTGTTTCCGAATGCGATCGTTCGCGCCGGCAAGCTCGATGCGGACTACTATCTGAATCCGGCCAATCTGGACAAGGCATCGGGCGAAGCCAAGGATAATTTCCAGGGGCCGATGGTGTCGATCAATCCGTACGTCAAGGCCGGCAAGTTCCAGCCGATCGTGGCCAATAGCGAGCTGGTGCCGGGGATTAAATCGTACTTCAACGGCGGCCATACACCGGGCCATATCACGTATGTGGTGGAGAGCAAAGGGCAGAAGCTGGTGTTGCTGGGAGATTTGCTGCACGTGCAGGCGGTGCAGTTTGACGATCCGGGCGTCGGCATTTCGTTCGACAGCGACAGCAAGGTGGCGATCTCGGAACGCAAGGAAGCGTTTGCGGCTGCAGCGAAGGACGGCTACCTGATCGGCGCCGCCCATCTGTCATTCCCCGGGTTGGGGCATGTGCGCAGCAACGGCAAAGGCGGCTACGTGTTTGTGCCAGTCAGCTACACGCAGCCGCGCTAA
- the ureC gene encoding urease subunit alpha, which yields MATISRRAYAEMFGPTTGDRIRLADTELFIEIEKDYATYGEEVKFGGGKVIRDGMGQSQRVAADVMDTVITNAVIIDHWGIVKADIGLKNGMIAAIGKAGNPDIQPDVTMAIGGATEIIAGEGMIVTAGGVDTHIHFICPQQIEEALMSGVTTMIGGGTGPSAGTSATTCTPGPWHLHSMLQAADAFPMNLGFLGKGNVSLPAPLEEQVRAGAIGLKLHEDWGSTPAAIDNCLSVADKMDIQVAIHSDTLNEGGYLADTLAAFKDRTIHTFHTEGAGGGHAPDIIAAVGESNVLPSSTNPTRPYTVNTLDEHLDMLMVCHHLDAAITEDVAFAESRIRRETIAAEDILHDLGAISMMSSDSQAMGRVGEVVMRTWQTAHKMKVQRGPLAPDSSRNDNFRVKRYIAKYTINPAITHGIAHAVGSLEVGKIADIVLWKPAFFGVKPQMILKGGMIAAALMGDPNASIPTPQPVHYRPMFGSYGGGLKKSFTFVSQSAYDAGIGDALKLNKTLIVAKNMRALRKSDMIHNSLAPKMDVNPETYEVRANGELLVCEPAAVLPMAQRYFLF from the coding sequence ATGGCTACAATCTCGCGCCGTGCCTATGCCGAAATGTTCGGTCCCACCACGGGGGACCGCATCCGGCTGGCGGATACCGAACTGTTTATCGAAATTGAAAAGGACTACGCCACCTACGGCGAGGAAGTGAAATTCGGCGGCGGCAAAGTGATCCGCGACGGCATGGGCCAGTCGCAGCGCGTGGCCGCCGACGTGATGGACACGGTGATCACCAACGCCGTGATCATCGACCATTGGGGCATCGTCAAGGCGGATATCGGTTTAAAGAATGGCATGATCGCCGCCATCGGCAAGGCCGGCAATCCGGACATCCAGCCGGATGTAACCATGGCCATCGGCGGCGCCACCGAGATTATTGCGGGCGAGGGCATGATCGTCACCGCCGGCGGCGTCGATACGCACATCCACTTCATCTGCCCGCAGCAGATCGAGGAAGCGCTGATGAGCGGCGTGACCACCATGATCGGCGGCGGCACCGGGCCGTCGGCCGGCACTTCGGCCACTACCTGCACGCCGGGACCGTGGCATCTGCATTCGATGCTGCAGGCGGCCGATGCGTTTCCGATGAACCTGGGCTTTCTCGGCAAGGGCAATGTCAGCCTGCCGGCGCCGCTGGAAGAGCAGGTGCGCGCCGGCGCCATCGGCCTCAAATTGCACGAGGACTGGGGCAGCACCCCGGCCGCGATCGACAACTGCCTGTCGGTGGCGGACAAGATGGATATCCAGGTGGCGATTCACAGCGATACGCTGAACGAAGGCGGCTACCTGGCCGATACGCTGGCGGCGTTCAAGGACCGCACGATCCACACCTTCCATACCGAAGGCGCGGGCGGCGGCCATGCGCCGGACATCATCGCGGCGGTGGGCGAATCGAATGTCCTGCCATCGTCGACCAATCCTACGCGGCCGTACACGGTCAATACGCTGGACGAGCACCTGGACATGCTGATGGTCTGTCATCACCTGGATGCGGCGATTACCGAGGACGTGGCGTTTGCCGAATCGCGCATCCGCCGCGAGACCATCGCCGCCGAGGACATCCTGCACGACCTCGGCGCGATTTCGATGATGTCGTCCGACTCGCAGGCCATGGGCCGTGTTGGCGAAGTGGTGATGCGTACCTGGCAGACGGCGCACAAGATGAAGGTGCAGCGCGGGCCGCTGGCGCCGGATTCTTCGCGCAACGATAACTTCCGGGTCAAGCGCTACATCGCCAAGTACACCATCAATCCTGCCATCACGCACGGTATCGCGCACGCGGTGGGCTCGCTGGAAGTGGGCAAGATCGCCGACATCGTGTTGTGGAAGCCGGCCTTCTTCGGCGTCAAGCCGCAGATGATTTTAAAAGGCGGCATGATCGCCGCCGCGCTGATGGGTGATCCGAATGCGTCGATTCCAACGCCGCAGCCGGTGCATTACCGGCCAATGTTCGGTTCCTACGGCGGCGGCTTGAAGAAGTCGTTCACCTTCGTGTCGCAGTCGGCGTATGACGCCGGCATCGGCGATGCGCTCAAATTGAACAAGACGCTGATCGTGGCCAAGAACATGCGCGCATTGCGCAAGTCCGACATGATCCACAACAGTCTGGCGCCGAAGATGGACGTCAATCCCGAAACCTATGAAGTACGCGCCAATGGCGAGCTGCTGGTGTGCGAACCCGCCGCCGTGCTGCCGATGGCGCAGCGCTATTTCCTGTTCTGA
- a CDS encoding urease subunit beta, giving the protein MIPGEYKLEEGEIALNVGRETISVVVTNQGDRPVQIGSHFHFFEVNSVLKLERWKAYGKRLNIAAGTAVRFEPGQQRTVELVTLDGDQEVYGFNGKVMGKLTTPPKG; this is encoded by the coding sequence ATGATCCCAGGGGAATACAAGCTTGAAGAGGGCGAGATCGCCCTCAACGTGGGGCGCGAAACCATTTCTGTCGTGGTCACCAACCAGGGCGACCGCCCGGTGCAAATCGGCTCGCACTTTCATTTTTTTGAAGTCAATTCGGTGCTCAAGCTTGAGCGCTGGAAGGCTTATGGCAAACGCCTGAACATCGCCGCCGGCACCGCCGTGCGTTTCGAGCCGGGCCAGCAGCGCACCGTGGAACTGGTGACGCTGGACGGCGACCAGGAAGTCTATGGCTTCAACGGCAAAGTAATGGGCAAGCTCACCACACCACCAAAAGGCTAA
- the ureG gene encoding urease accessory protein UreG, with translation MTTSNPLRVGIGGPVGSGKTALCEMLCKGMRDHYDMAVITNDIYTKEDMEILLRADALPAERLMGVETGGCPHTAIREDASINLEAIARMQADFPDLDLILVESGGDNLAATFSPELSDLTLYVIDVAGGEKIPRKGGPGITRSDLLIINKTDLAPHVGADLDVMARDAKQQRGNRPFVFTNLRSGEGVNTVIDYIRQQGLLDQ, from the coding sequence ATGACGACATCCAATCCACTCCGCGTCGGCATCGGCGGCCCGGTAGGCTCGGGCAAGACCGCCCTGTGCGAAATGCTGTGCAAGGGCATGCGCGACCACTACGACATGGCCGTCATCACCAACGACATCTATACCAAGGAGGACATGGAGATCCTGCTGCGCGCGGACGCCTTGCCGGCCGAACGCCTGATGGGCGTGGAAACCGGCGGCTGCCCGCACACCGCGATCCGTGAGGACGCCTCGATCAACCTGGAAGCCATCGCCCGCATGCAGGCCGACTTCCCGGACCTGGACCTGATCCTGGTGGAATCCGGCGGTGACAACCTGGCCGCCACCTTCAGCCCGGAACTGTCGGACCTGACCCTCTACGTGATCGACGTCGCCGGCGGCGAGAAGATTCCGCGCAAGGGTGGTCCGGGCATCACCCGTTCCGATCTGCTGATCATCAACAAGACCGACCTGGCGCCGCACGTCGGCGCGGACCTGGACGTGATGGCGCGCGACGCCAAGCAGCAACGCGGCAACCGTCCGTTCGTGTTCACCAATCTGCGCAGCGGCGAAGGCGTGAACACCGTCATCGACTACATCCGCCAACAAGGCTTGCTGGACCAATAA
- a CDS encoding 1-acyl-sn-glycerol-3-phosphate acyltransferase — MSDFELKTAALPSWPQRAALRMLNLFGWRMLYRPLPGPRGIMVVYPHTSNWDFFVGLFGKWALNLPFRWLAKDSLFKSPLGGWFRALGGEPVDRSAPQGMIRSQAERINAADWYWLAITPEASRSYRPNWKSGFYHLALEAKVPLCLVYIDYPNKTLGVVDHLHLSGDQQADMAAIRAIYAGHQGLYPENQAPIELQERRAEERK; from the coding sequence ATGAGTGATTTTGAATTGAAAACGGCTGCGTTGCCGAGCTGGCCGCAGCGGGCCGCGCTGCGCATGCTGAATCTGTTCGGCTGGCGCATGCTGTACCGCCCCCTGCCCGGTCCGCGCGGCATCATGGTGGTGTATCCGCACACCTCCAACTGGGACTTCTTTGTCGGCCTGTTCGGCAAGTGGGCGCTGAATCTGCCGTTCCGCTGGCTGGCCAAGGACTCGCTGTTCAAATCGCCGCTGGGCGGCTGGTTCCGCGCGCTGGGCGGCGAGCCGGTCGACCGCAGCGCACCGCAAGGCATGATCCGCTCGCAGGCCGAACGCATCAACGCCGCCGACTGGTACTGGCTGGCCATCACGCCGGAAGCGTCGCGCAGCTACCGCCCCAACTGGAAGAGCGGCTTCTATCACCTGGCGCTGGAAGCCAAGGTGCCTTTGTGCCTGGTGTATATCGATTATCCGAACAAGACCCTGGGCGTGGTCGACCACCTGCATTTAAGCGGCGACCAGCAAGCCGACATGGCGGCGATCCGCGCCATCTACGCCGGCCACCAGGGCCTGTATCCGGAAAACCAGGCGCCTATCGAGCTGCAGGAACGCCGCGCCGAAGAGCGCAAATAA
- a CDS encoding urease accessory protein UreD — MPDCTAPRDLAASSSAWHASLTLGFADDAGTTRLLDKLHYGPLRVQKALYPEDARVCQAIIVHPPGGVVGGDQLEIDIGVGDRAHAFISTPGAAKWYQANGKVSRQSVHLHVNQDAALEWLPQETIFFDTADVVLDQHVELAAGATFIGCEILCMGRRGSGEVFHSGRIRQRSSIRREGRLIWWEQGDMVGGRLDSPLALNGRTVCATLTAAGKPLPAAVLNEIRADIAADGEHVFGVTQTKGVLVARHLGDDSETARRLMLNVWRRVRPHLLEREAVTPRIWQT; from the coding sequence ATGCCCGATTGCACCGCACCGCGTGACCTTGCCGCCAGCAGCAGCGCCTGGCATGCCAGCCTGACGCTTGGTTTTGCGGATGACGCCGGCACCACGCGGCTGCTGGACAAGCTGCACTACGGCCCGCTGCGTGTGCAGAAGGCGCTGTATCCGGAAGACGCCAGGGTGTGCCAGGCCATCATCGTCCATCCGCCGGGCGGCGTGGTGGGCGGCGACCAGCTGGAAATCGACATCGGCGTCGGCGACCGCGCGCATGCCTTTATCAGTACGCCCGGCGCGGCCAAGTGGTATCAGGCCAACGGCAAGGTGTCGCGCCAGTCGGTGCACCTGCACGTGAACCAGGACGCGGCGCTGGAGTGGCTGCCGCAGGAAACCATCTTCTTCGACACCGCCGACGTGGTGCTGGACCAGCATGTGGAACTGGCGGCCGGCGCCACCTTCATCGGCTGCGAGATCCTGTGCATGGGCCGGCGCGGTTCGGGCGAGGTATTTCATAGCGGCCGCATTCGCCAGCGCAGCAGCATCCGCCGGGAAGGGCGCTTGATCTGGTGGGAGCAGGGCGACATGGTCGGCGGCCGCCTGGATAGTCCGCTGGCGCTCAACGGCCGCACCGTGTGCGCGACGCTGACCGCCGCCGGCAAGCCGCTGCCGGCTGCTGTACTGAATGAAATCCGCGCTGACATTGCCGCCGATGGCGAGCATGTTTTCGGCGTGACACAGACGAAAGGCGTGCTGGTGGCACGTCACCTGGGCGACGACAGCGAAACCGCGCGTCGCCTGATGCTGAATGTATGGCGCCGCGTGCGTCCGCATCTGCTGGAGCGCGAAGCCGTTACGCCGCGCATCTGGCAAACCTGA
- a CDS encoding acetate kinase, translating into MRASAKRRASVLAILMMLEGGGAAAQAQNPVGAAPAEDGRPPAVAPLFEQPGVLTPRGKLVLEPSLQFGYSSSNRVVLVGYTIIPALLIGLVDVREVKRNTSTGALTGRYGLSNRGELEVKVPYVYRSDSTVSREIFTGTGVDRVFDTSGRGVGDAELALRYQLNEGGADRAYYVAGLRVKSRTGTDPFSVVTDCSQRCVGPNATGTGLPLELPTGSGFYAVQPSLTWLYPSDPAILFGSVSYLKNFKRSGLSRKVLNGEWEPLGTVAPGDVVGFNFGLGLALNERALISFGYDHSSIARTRQNGVPVQGSVRTQLGTLLLGFSYRINDKRTLNIAVGAGLTRDTPDVQLSLRLPFTF; encoded by the coding sequence ATGCGTGCGAGTGCGAAACGGCGGGCCAGTGTGCTGGCGATCCTGATGATGTTGGAGGGCGGTGGCGCAGCGGCGCAGGCGCAAAATCCGGTGGGCGCCGCGCCCGCCGAGGATGGACGGCCGCCGGCGGTGGCGCCGCTGTTCGAACAGCCTGGCGTGCTGACGCCGCGCGGCAAGCTGGTGCTGGAGCCGTCGCTGCAATTTGGCTATTCGTCCAGCAACCGCGTGGTGCTGGTGGGCTACACCATCATTCCGGCGTTGCTGATCGGGCTAGTGGACGTGCGCGAGGTCAAGCGCAACACCAGCACCGGCGCGCTGACCGGCCGCTATGGCCTGAGCAACCGCGGCGAGCTGGAGGTGAAGGTGCCGTATGTGTACCGCAGCGATTCCACCGTCAGCCGCGAGATCTTTACCGGCACCGGCGTCGACCGTGTGTTCGACACCAGCGGACGCGGCGTCGGCGATGCCGAGCTGGCCTTGCGTTACCAGTTGAACGAAGGCGGCGCCGATCGTGCTTATTACGTGGCGGGCCTGCGCGTCAAGTCGCGCACCGGCACCGATCCGTTCAGCGTGGTGACCGATTGCAGCCAGCGCTGCGTGGGGCCAAACGCCACCGGCACCGGCCTGCCGCTGGAGCTGCCGACCGGCTCCGGATTTTATGCCGTGCAACCCAGCCTGACGTGGCTGTATCCCAGCGACCCGGCCATCCTGTTCGGCAGCGTCAGCTACCTGAAGAACTTCAAGCGCAGTGGCCTGAGCCGCAAGGTGCTGAACGGCGAGTGGGAGCCGCTCGGCACGGTAGCGCCGGGCGATGTGGTGGGATTTAATTTTGGCCTGGGGCTGGCGTTGAACGAACGGGCGCTGATCAGCTTTGGCTACGACCACAGTTCGATTGCCCGCACCAGGCAGAACGGCGTGCCGGTGCAGGGCTCGGTGCGCACACAGCTGGGTACGCTGCTGCTGGGGTTTTCGTATCGCATCAACGACAAGCGCACCCTCAACATCGCCGTCGGCGCCGGGCTGACGCGCGATACGCCGGATGTGCAGTTGTCGCTGCGGCTGCCATTCACTTTCTAA
- a CDS encoding urease subunit gamma translates to MDLTPREKDKLLIFTAGIVAERRLARGLKLNYPEAVALITCAIMEGARDGKTVAQLMSDGARILTRADVMEGIPEMIPDIQVEATFPDGSKLVTVHNPIP, encoded by the coding sequence ATGGACCTGACTCCACGCGAAAAAGATAAGTTGTTGATTTTTACCGCGGGCATAGTGGCGGAACGCCGCCTTGCGCGTGGCCTGAAGTTGAATTACCCGGAAGCGGTGGCGCTGATTACCTGCGCCATCATGGAAGGTGCCCGCGACGGCAAGACTGTCGCCCAATTGATGTCCGACGGCGCGCGCATTCTGACGCGCGCCGACGTCATGGAGGGTATTCCCGAAATGATCCCTGACATCCAGGTCGAAGCGACGTTCCCCGACGGGAGCAAGCTTGTGACTGTCCACAATCCGATTCCATAA